From Carya illinoinensis cultivar Pawnee chromosome 5, C.illinoinensisPawnee_v1, whole genome shotgun sequence, one genomic window encodes:
- the LOC122308751 gene encoding disease resistance protein RPV1-like, translating to MNTAKDMDEDAAAVSSTSTFRLRWDVFLSFRGEDTRHTFTHNLYKSLEKQGIRAFFDDEGLRGGDEIKPGLFEAIEDSAASIAIISPNYASSHWCLEELSKICEYRRLLLPVFYGVNPSDVRRQKGPFEEHFRNHEKTYEGDKIRCWRRAMEKAGAIVGWPFDKSESDAEAKEQLIESLVKRVLIELANTPMGLATYTVGLGSRLEKLMSLLDVKSNGVRVLGLYGMGGVGKTTLAKALCNKIVGHFDCLSFISRVRENSAKDVDLVSLQNKLIHDLSSGKSPVYSISAIKEVIQEKRVLVVLDDVDNVSKLEALIGRREWFSEGSRIIITTRDREVLHEQHVTAFYEVTELDSSDALKLFSYHAMRREKPNDKFFSLSEEMVSLTGGLPLALEVFGSYLVDKRSKEEWKDALQKLKQIRPRHLQDVLKISFDELDAEEKRIFLDISCLLINMEMKREDAIDVLKGCGFKAEIAVRVLITRSLIKITEDNTFWMHDQVRDMGRQIVLDTNPLYPNIPSRLWDRDEIMTILKGGKGTGCIEGIVLDFKMRPFVKDPSGDRISWENFKRSPNFTSVLTYLEERHKKCLETKAERESEVILYTKYFESMSSLRLLQINYTRLVGRYKYIPAQLKWLQWKGCPLKSLPSNFCPRELAVLDLSESKIEQVWGRYSNQVAEKLMVMNLHGCHNLVATPDFSRHKKLEKLDLEHCHSLIKIHESIGNVSTLLHLNLSSCSNLVEFPAEVSGLKNLENLILSGCSKLKRLPMDIGDMRSLKELHVDNTAIQELPESIFHLTKLEKLKLNGCRFLMKLPNCIGKLSSLKELSLNNTAVEEIPDSVGSLLNLEILSLIWCESLTTIPDSIGNLISLAKFLIHGSAIRELPASIGSLPYLKDLSVGNCLSLSKLPDSIEGLASLVELLLAQTPIKNLPDQVGALKMLRKLEMMNCKDLKSLPESIGSMFALTSLNISNSNISELPESIGMLENLVIFRLNKCGQLRKLPESIGNLKSLHHLLMEETTVTELPESFGMLSSLMILKMAKKPHFLSAGNRVPKEDLGSAEQEKHNPFTLPTSFSNLCLLEELDARAWNLCGKIPDDFERLSSLEILNLSHNNFFSLPSSLRGLLFLKKLLLPYCEQLKSLPPLPLSLVEVNVANCTALERVSDISKLECLRELNLANCEKVEDIPGLECLKSLTRLFMSGCKACSFVVKRRLSKVSLRNLRSLSMPGNKIPAWFSQEVRFSERKNHNIKGVIIGIVVSLNPQIPDDLRDKLPALPCVRANIVKLNKLLFSTMPELKGVPKTNEDHIYFFRYPDCHPLVSKLRDGYVINVREQDPPFIKGIEVKKCGLYLIFEGDDDFEGDEESLDKSQLSISEKLAKFFSSPEDEDQTSKSGIEVKSQIIMQEIEEEEVWGGFFRLVRSFCF from the exons ATGAATACTGCAAAAGATATGGACGAAGACGCCGCTGCCGTCTCATCAACCTCAACTTTCAGGCTCCGGTGGGACGTGTTCCTAAGCTTTAGAGGCGAAGACACCCGCCACACCTTCACTCACAACCTCTACAAGTCTCTCGAGAAACAGGGCATTCGAGCCTTCTTCGATGACGAGGGGTTGCGTGGCGGGGACGAGATCAAGCCGGGTCTTTTCGAGGCCATCGAGGACTCAGCCGCTTCCATTGCCATCATATCCCCAAACTACGCATCGTCGCACTGGTGCCTGGAGGAACTTTCCAAGATATGCGAGTATCGGAGGCTCCTTCTTCCCGTCTTCTATGGAGTCAACCCGTCGGACGTTCGGCGACAGAAGGGACCTTTCGAAGAACACTTTAGAAACCATGAAAAGACGTATGAGGGGGACAAGATTAGGTGCTGGAGGAGAGCTATGGAAAAAGCTGGTGCAATTGTTGGCTGGCCCTTCGATAAGag TGAAAGCGATGCTGAGGCAAAAGAGCAATTGATTGAATCTTTAGTCAAAAGGGTGTTGATTGAACTTGCCAATACTCCAATGGGTCTGGCTACATATACAGTTGGACTTGGTTCTCGTCTTGAAAAACTTATGAGTCTGTTGGATGTTAAATCCAATGGCGTTCGAGTTCTTGGATTATATGGGATGGGTGGGGTTGGTAAAACAACCCTTGCTAAGGCTCTTTGTAATAAAATTGTTGGTCATTTTGATTGCCTTAGTTTCATTTCAAGAGTAAGAGAGAATTCTGCAAAAGATGTAGATTTGGTATCCCTTCAGAACAAACTTATCCATGACCTTTCCTCGGGTAAGTCTCCTGTGTATTCTATCAGTGCAATCAAAGAGGTAATTCAAGAGAAGCGAGTTCTTGTTGTTTTGGATGATGTTGACAATGTAAGCAAGCTCGAAGCACTCATTGGAAGAAGAGAATGGTTTTCTGAAGGAAGTAGAATCATCATCACGACAAGAGATAGAGAAGTTCTACACGAACAACATGTCACTGCGTTTTATGAGGTCACAGAGTTGGACTCCTCTGACGCACTAAAACTTTTTAGCTACCATGCAATGAGAAGAGAGAAACCCAATGACAAATTTTTCAGTCTGTCTGAGGAAATGGTGTCACTTACCGGGGGTTTGCCATTGGCTTTGGAAGTATTTGGTTCTTATTTGGTGGATAAGAGGAGTAAAGAGGAATGGAAAGATGCTCTGCAAAAGTTGAAACAGATTCGTCCACGCCATCTGCAGGATGTGTTGAAGATCAGTTTTGATGAGTTAGATGCAGAAGAGAAGCGTATATTCCTTGACATTTCATGTTTACTCATAAATATGGAAATGAAGAGAGAGGATGCAATTGATGTATTGAAAGGTTGCGGTTTTAAGGCTGAGATAGCAGTCAGAGTCCTCATAACAAGGTCACTCATAAAGATTACAGAGGACAACACTTTTTGGATGCATGATCAGGTTAGAGACATGGGAAGACAAATTGTTCTAGATACTAACCCTCTATATCCCAATATTCCAAGTAGGTTGTGGGATCGTGATGAAATCATGACCATCTTGAAGGGTGGGAAG GGAACAGGATGCatagaagggatcgtgctggacTTTAAAATGAGGCCCTTTGTAAAGGATCCAAGCGGTGACAGAATTTCttgggaaaattttaaaaggtcGCCCAATTTTACCTCTGTATTGACATACTTGGAAGAAAGGCATAAGAAGTGTCTTGAAACtaaagcagagagagagagcgaggtAATACTATACACGAAGTATTTTGAATCTATGTCTAGTCTAAGACTTCTACAAATCAATTATACAAGATTGGTAGGACGGTATAAGTATATTCCTGCACAACTGAAGTGGCTACAATGGAAAGGATGTCCTCTTAAAAGTCTTCCTTCCAATTTTTGTCCTCGGGAACTTGCTGTCCTTGACCTCTCAGAAAGTAAAATTGAACAAGTGTGGGGGAGGTACAGTAACCAG GTAGCTGAGAAATTGATGGTTATGAATCTCCATGGCTGCCATAATCTTGTTGCTACTCCAGATTTCTCTAGACATAAAAAATTGGAAAAGCTTGATCTTGAGCATTGTCACAGCCTAATTAAGATTCATGAATCAATTGGAAACGTGAGTACATTACTTCATTTGAACCTGAGCAGTTGCTCAAACCTTGTTGAATTTCCTGCTGAAGTCTCTGGCCTAAAAAATCTAGAGAACCTAATCCTCTCCGGCTGCTCAAAATTGAAAAGGTTACCAATGGACATAGGTGACATGAGATCTTTGAAAGAACTTCATGTTGATAACACTGCCATACAAGAGCTACCTGAATCAATTTTTCACCTTACAAAGCTTGAAAAGCTTAAACTAAATGGTTGCCGGTTCTTAATGAAACTTCCCAATTGCATTGGAAAGCTGTCTTCCTTGAAGGAACTCTCTCTTAATAACACTGCTGTAGAAGAAATACCTGATTCTGTTGGATCTTTGCTAAACCTTGAGATACTAAGTCTAATTTGGTGTGAATCACTCACTACAATTCCAGATTCTATTGGCAATCTGATATCTTTGGCAAAATTTCTAATACATGGTAGTGCAATCAGAGAACTGCCTGCTTCTATTGGTTCCTTACCATATTTGAAGGACCTGTCAGTTGGGAACTGTCTGTCTTTGAGCAAGTTGCCTGATTCAATTGAAGGATTAGCTTCTCTTGTCGAGCTTCTGTTAGCCCAAACACCAATTAAAAATCTGCCGGATCAAGTAGGTGCCCTGAAAATGCTAAGGAAGCTTGAGATGATGAATTGTAAAGATCTTAAATCTTTACCAGAATCAATTGGAAGCATGTTCGCTCTTACATCTCTTAACATATCTAATTCCAATATTTCTGAATTGCCGGAATCAATTGGGATGCTGGAAAATCTTGTAATATTCAGGTTGAATAAATGTGGACAGCTTCGTAAACTTCCTGAATCAATAGGAAATTTGAAGTCTTTGCACCACTTGCTGATGGAAGAAACTACAGTCACAGAGTTGCCTGAAAGCTTTGGGATGCTTTCAAgcttaatgatattaaaaatggCTAAGAAACCTCATTTCCTATCAGCTGGAAATAGAGTACCTAAAGAGGATTTGGGTTCAGCTGAACAAGAGAAACATAATCCTTTCACACTTCCCACTTCTTTCTCCAATTTATGCTTGCTTGAAGAGCTGGATGCTCGAGCTTGGAATCTATGTGGTAAAATTCCCGATGATTTTGAAAGGCTGTCGTCGTTGGAGATTTTGAATCTAAgtcataataattttttcagccTTCCATCCAGCTTAAGGGGTCTTCTGTTTTTGAAAAAGCTTTTATTACCCTACTGCGAGCAACTGAAATCTCTTCCTCCACTTCCCTTAAGTTTGGTGGAGGTGAATGTTGCAAACTGTACTGCATTGGAAAGGGTGTCTGATATCTCAAAGTTAGAATGCTTGCGCGAGCTAAACCTCGCAAACTGTGAGAAGGTTGAGGATATTCCAGGCCTCGAATGCTTGAAGTCATTGACAAGGTTGTTTATGAGTGGTTGCAAAGCATGCTCATTTGTGGTAAAAAGAAGGCTTTCTAAG gtTTCTTTGAGGAATTTAAGGTCTCTTAGTATGCCTGGAAACAAGATTCCAGCTTGGTTTTCTCAAGAGGTTAGATTTTCAGAACGcaaaaatcataatatcaaAGGTGTGATAATAGGCATTGTTGTCTCCCTCAATCCTCAAATACCTGATGACTTACGAGATAAACTTCCAGCACTACCATGTGTACGAGCAAATATTGTCAAACTGAATAAACTCTTGTTCAGTACAATGCCGGAGTTGAAAGGAGTTCCAAAGACGAATGAAGATCACATTTACTTCTTTCGATATCCAGATTGTCATCCATTAGTTTCAAAGTTGAGAGATGGTTATGTCATAAACGTGAGAGAGCAAGACCCACCATTCATTAAGGGAATTGAGGTGAAAAAGTGTGGGCTCTATTTGATCTTCGAAGGTGATGATGATTTCGAGGGAGACGAGGAATCGTTGGACAAGAGCCAGTTATCCATTTCTGAAAAACTAGCAAAGTTTTTCAGCTCTCCTGAGGATGAAGATCAAACCTCTAAATCTGGTATTGAAGTCAAGAGCCAGATCATCATGCAAGAgatagaggaagaagaagtgTGGGGAGGCTTTTTTAGGCTTGTTCGGAGCTTCTGTTTTTAG